CGGCAGATGCGCTTCGGCGAGGTCGCCATCGAGGTGGTGCTGCACCACCACGAGGCCTACAACGGCGAGGGGTATCCGTCGGGGCTGCGCGGGCGGGCCATCCCGCTCGGCGCGCGCCTCGTGGCCGTGGCCGAATCCTACGTGAAAATGACCATGGACCGGCCGTATCGCAAAGCCTTGCCGCAGGTGGAAGCGCTGGAGAGCCTGGCGGAGAACTGGGGGCTGCGCTACGACCCGCTGATCGTCGATGCCCTGGTGCGCGTGGTCAATCGGGAGCTCAGCATGGGACTGGACGAGATGGAATTGACCCGCGATCTCTTCGGGGTGCCGTGATGGCGAAGCGCAAGGACGAAGTTCCCGAGGCTCCCGCCTGCGTCCACGACGAGATCGACGCCTACATCGCCGGCGGTTCGCCGGCGGCCGAGGCCTTCGCCCCGGGGCTCTTCGACGAAGGCCAGATGCCGCTGCCCAGCATGGACGAGGAAACGCCGTGGCGGCGCCGCGCCGGCTGGATCGCCGCCCTGGCGCGCGAGGGGAGCGGTACCAGCGAGACGGAGCTGCGTGCGCCAGGGGTGGAGGCGGAGTCCCTCGCCGATCCGCGCCAGGGGCGCTCCGGAGCGCGAGGGTCCGGGGCACCGGAGGCCACGGATCCCGGCGAAGTGGAGTTGAACGACGTCCGCTTGCTCGTGGTGCATCCCAACCTCGGAACGCGCAAACAGGTGGCCTCGGTCCTCGCGCAGCTCGGGCTGCAGGTGTCCACCTGCGGGCAAACCGAGCAGGCGATCCTGCAGGTGCTGCACGAGCGCCCCGATGCGGTGCTGGCGGAGCTGGATGTTCCCGGCTTCGACAGCATCGGCATGTGCCGGGCGCTGCACGATCGTGTGCCCGAGATCCCGGTGCTTCTCGTCGCGGCGGGCGACGACGAGGGCTCTTACAGCTTGTCCATGGAGGCCGGCGCCGCCGATTACCTGCGCCGGCCCGTGACGCCGGACTTCGTCGCCGAGCGCCTGCGCGCCGTCATCGCCCGGGCTCGGGCAGGCACCAGCGAGCGGCTGCGCGAGGGTGCCGCTCCCGCGGAAGGGATCCCGCGCGGAACGCAGAACCTGAGCCGCGAGCTGCGCCGGCAGGAACTCAAGATCCAGTCCCTCTTCGAGCTGTCGCAGAACGTCGTGGGCTGCCTGGAGCTGGACGACCTCTATCAGGGGTTCATGCTCACGGCGATGGGACAGATCGGTCTGGCCTCCGGGGCGCTCTTCCATCTGGATGCTTCGAGCCGGGTTCTCGACGTCGTCT
This is a stretch of genomic DNA from Candidatus Krumholzibacteriia bacterium. It encodes these proteins:
- a CDS encoding HD domain-containing phosphohydrolase encodes the protein MAKRKDEVPEAPACVHDEIDAYIAGGSPAAEAFAPGLFDEGQMPLPSMDEETPWRRRAGWIAALAREGSGTSETELRAPGVEAESLADPRQGRSGARGSGAPEATDPGEVELNDVRLLVVHPNLGTRKQVASVLAQLGLQVSTCGQTEQAILQVLHERPDAVLAELDVPGFDSIGMCRALHDRVPEIPVLLVAAGDDEGSYSLSMEAGAADYLRRPVTPDFVAERLRAVIARARAGTSERLREGAAPAEGIPRGTQNLSRELRRQELKIQSLFELSQNVVGCLELDDLYQGFMLTAMGQIGLASGALFHLDASSRVLDVVCRGIASREVRRLLDFRAGLGLYLLRAPQPLLLEEGIFPRELANEVRAARETGFGVACPMAAKGAPVGVALFGHKVSGLPFTADDLVMLTAVCNFAGPALEGARLYSELHRTYLSTVRAFVSSLEAKDAYTRGHSERVADYARIVGGNMGLGRHEIDMLVFGAVLHDIGKIGVAEGILNKPGPLTPEEWRIVRAHPEMGARIISNIEYLEPALGLILHHHERIDGRGYPHGLVGSDIELGTRIVTVVDSFDAMTTNRPYRQAMPVEKAIALLRGNAGRQFDPEIVERFIDLLEAGSIEVRP